A single window of Clostridia bacterium DNA harbors:
- a CDS encoding acetyltransferase has product MKKVIIIGAGGHARVIADIIKLNGDIVYGFLDDKGQENIHELKILGGIDDINRFLEKDCYFIVAIGNNQIRYEIMTKYSNAIWYTAIHPAAVIANDVEIGSGTAIMANAVINTGSKIGRGVIINTSATVDHDCLIGDFVHISPGAHLAGNVRLGEKTWIGIGANVINNIDICSECIIGAGAVVVKNIIKKGTYVGVPAKKFLIN; this is encoded by the coding sequence ATGAAAAAAGTTATTATTATCGGGGCAGGCGGACATGCCAGGGTAATCGCAGATATAATAAAATTAAACGGCGATATTGTGTATGGTTTTCTTGATGATAAAGGGCAAGAAAACATACATGAATTAAAAATTTTAGGCGGAATTGATGATATTAATAGATTTTTAGAAAAAGATTGTTACTTTATTGTGGCTATAGGCAATAATCAAATTCGTTATGAAATTATGACCAAGTATTCTAATGCTATATGGTATACCGCAATACACCCAGCAGCTGTGATAGCGAATGATGTTGAGATTGGAAGCGGCACAGCAATTATGGCAAATGCTGTAATAAACACTGGAAGCAAGATAGGACGTGGCGTAATCATAAATACATCAGCAACAGTTGACCATGATTGTCTTATAGGCGATTTTGTTCATATTTCTCCAGGAGCTCATCTTGCCGGTAATGTTCGCTTGGGAGAAAAAACCTGGATTGGTATTGGCGCAAATGTAATAAATAATATAGATATTTGTTCTGAATGCATTATCGGTGCTGGAGCTGTAGTTGTAAAAAATATTATAAAAAAAGGTACATATGTGGGCGTTCCAGCAAAAAAATTTTTAATTAATTAA